The nucleotide window CACATGGTAGCAAGCGGTAACGGACCTGTAAACGCAATGGACCAGGCTCTTCGCAAAGCTCTTGAAAGATTCTATCCAAGCTTAAAAGAAGTAAAGTTAAAAGACTACAGAGTAAGAGTGCTTAACACCAAACAGGGAACTGACGCAGTTGTAAGGGTTCTTATTGAATCCGGTGATGGAGAAAGTGATTGGAGCACTGTAGGGGTTTCAGAAAACATAGTAGAGGCAAGCTGGAA belongs to Thermodesulfobacteriota bacterium and includes:
- a CDS encoding alpha-isopropylmalate synthase regulatory domain-containing protein, yielding HMVASGNGPVNAMDQALRKALERFYPSLKEVKLKDYRVRVLNTKQGTDAVVRVLIESGDGESDWSTVGVSENIVEASWKALIDSIDYKILKDEAKKAAKARG